In Aegilops tauschii subsp. strangulata cultivar AL8/78 chromosome 3, Aet v6.0, whole genome shotgun sequence, one genomic interval encodes:
- the LOC109737192 gene encoding factor of DNA methylation 4-like has product MLANIVLNSESLMLFVHNSCPIFSMLDTISEGDRKISGSEPQSPQMAMEHAQPRHRKDDEQFAWPWKGVLVNVPTEWKNGRRVGEQGNHLRDQLSQFCARKVIPLWDKRNGHTRSVIVEFTKDWIGFKNAMDFEYHFEAQGCGKRHGKGQQYHGPEMFGWIARADDYRSYTPIGYWLRNYTDLKTIADLKNEEERKTGKLEESLDKRVEAMDRDVQELEHEINRTTQLIGKADEDLKKLLQSQTEEIHQIQLQELAALEKEENAMMEQVRATEILLKLEEEHQRETKFTLNKDLELRKLMLDKQALEIDLKQLEGELEVMEIMPGEEISKKKRINELRETLKEKYESKEDMESLQKILIAKQTAHTNELRPARKKLIDGFLDLTKGRGNIGIKRIGKLDENAFLNAGKKQLPEDDAEFAATILYSEWEAQIENWAATVHGKNTEMISKDNEKLRELKEKHGEEIYTLVTKALDEINEYKPFAEDQGGEIYGVPELWNYKADRRATIKEGIQYALDKWKTNKRKR; this is encoded by the exons ATGCTGGCCAACATAGTTTTGAATTCTGAAAGTCTTATGTTATTTGTACATAATTCATGTCCCATCTTTTCGATGTTGGACACTATTTCAGAAGGAGACCGCAAAATTAGTGGGTCCGAGCCACAGTCTCCACAAATGGCTATGGAGCATGCTCAACCTCGTCATCGCAAAGACGATGAGCAGTTTGCTTGGCCATGGAAGGGTGTTCTTGTTAACGTGCCTACCGAATGGAAGAACGGGCGCCGTGTCGGAGAACAAGGAAACCACTTGAGGGATCAGCTGTCGCAATTTTGCGCACGAAAGGTTATTCCTTTGTGGGACAAACGCAACGGCCATACCAGGAGTGTCATTGTGGAGTTCACAAAAGACTGGATTGGTTTCAAAAATGCAATGGACTTTGAATATCACTTTGAGGCACAAGGATGTGGCAAAAGGCACGGGAAGGGGCAGCAGTACCATGGGCCAGAGATGTTTGGCTGGATTGCAAGAGCAGATGATTACAGATCGTACACTCCTATTGGTTACTGGTTGCGTAACTACACTGATCTAAAAACCATTGCTGATCTTAAGAATGAAGAAGAGCGTAAAACTGGCAAACTTGAAGAAAGTCTAGACAAACGGGTTGAGGCAATGGACAGGGATGTGCAAGAGCTTGAACACGAGATCAATCGAACGACTCAGTTGATTGGTAAGGCCgatgaggatttgaagaagctcctCCAGTCTCAAACTGAAG AAATTCACCAAATACAGTTACAAGAACTAGCTGCGCTAGAGAAGGAAGAG AATGCTATGATGGAGCAAGTGAGGGCCACTGAAATTTTGCTGAAGCTTGAGGAAGAGCATCAG AGGGAGACAAAATTCACTCTAAATAAGGATCTTGAGTTACGAAAGCTAATGCTTGACAAGCAGGCTCTCGAGATAGACCTCAAACAGCTAGAGGGTGAATTGGAAGTAATGGAGATTATGCCAGGTGAGGAAATTTCGAAGAAGAAGAGAATAAATGAACTTCGTGAGACTCTAAAAGAGAAGTATGAGAGTAAGGAAGATATGGAATCACTTCAGAAGATCCTTATTGCCAAGCAAACAGCACACACCAATGAGTTGCGACCTGCTAGGAAGAAGCTAATAGAT GGCTTCCTGGATCTTACAAAGGGTCGAGGAAATATAGGCATCAAAAGAATAGGAAAACTTGATGAAAATGCGTTTTTAAATGCTGGCAAAAAACAGTTACCAGAAGACGATGCAGAATTTGCAGCTACCATTCTTTATTCAGAGTGGGAGGCTCAGATTGAAAATTGGGCTGCCACGGTTCATGGAAAAAACACG GAAATGATCTCCAAGGACAATGAGAAGCTCCGGGAACTAAAAGAAAAGCATGGCGAAGAAATCTACACTTTGGTAACAAAGGCGCTGGATGAAATCAACGAGTACAAGCCTTTTGCCGAAGACCAAGGTGGAGAAATCTATGGTGTACCTGAGTTGTGGAACTACAAGGCGGACCGGCGAGCAACCATAAAAGAAGGCATCCAGTACGCCCTGGATAAGTGGAAGACGAATAAGAGGAAGCGCTGA